The region CGGTCCCCGAACCGGGAAGCTTGGCCGTGTTGGCGACTGGTGTGCTGGGCTTGGCCGGATTGGCGTTTAGGCGCAGGTCATAGACCTGGAACTCGATGATCTCAGGGTGGCCGCGGTATCCGTGTGGAAACTGCGGCCACATTCATCTTAGGCCATTGATGAGGTAATGAAGAGAACAGCTCTTGTTCGAAAAGCCAACATTTCGGCCCTTCTCTTGATTCTGCTTCTGGCACTGCCATCTGCGGTTTCGCCGTCCGTCCAATATCGTATCGAGGACCTGGGCGACCTTGGCGGGGGTTTCGCCAGGGCCAGGTCGGCCAACACCGACGGGGTGATTGTCGGAGAGTCACTCATTGACGCTCCAACTCAGGTTGAGAGGGCGTTCATCTGGATTGACGGCAACATGTGGGACCTCGGCACTCTCGGTGGAAGCAGAAGTCGTGCTCTGGCTGTCAACGAGCACGGAACGGCAGTCGGGTGGGCGCAGGATTCCGCCGGACTGTCGTGGGCTGCATATTGGGACTCCGCGGGCGCTCACGCCCTGCCAGGCCTAGGCGGGTCCGGAGGTAGCGCGTGGGCTGTGAACAGCGCAGGGAGCATTGTCGGGAGTGCATATGCGAGCCCAGGGGTCTACCATGCGGCGCTGTGGGATACTGACTCCATCCAGGATCTCGGGACGCTTGGCGGTGTCTACAGCGTGGCCTATGGGATCAACTCCAAGGGGGGAATCGCCGGCGCTGCCGACAACGGAGCCGGTCAACAGCGAGCGTGCATCTGGACTGAGACCGGCCCGATGGATATAGGAGCGCTGTCCGGCGGGAAATGGGATACCGCGAGGGCGATCAACGACAGCGGCGCCGTGATACTCTGGGGCATTCCCTACGCCGAGACGGCGAAGCGGGCGGGGTTCTGGAGCGGCATGACTGGTGATCATGTGGTGGACCTGGGTACATTCGGCGGCAAGGAAAGTTGGGCGTACGGGCTCAACAATCACGGTTGCGTGGTTGGCTGGGCCGGTCTGGCCTCAGGGATCTACCATGCATACGCATATCAGGGCGGAGTAATGACGGATCTCGGCACTCTGGGCGGGCAGTTCAGTTCAGCGAACGGCGTTTCCGATGACGGTGTGATCGTGGGCTGGGCTCACGATACACTGGGCCGCACGCACGCCGTCAGATGGGTGCCGGTCCCTGAGCCGTCGGGGGTGATCACCATGTTTGCTTCGCTAGCGCTTCTGGCTTGCGTAGCGGTCGCCGCCCATGCAGGCGCGCGGCGGAGATCTTCGCGGAGTTGCAGGCTCATCAGGCCTTGACACGGACTGGCCCGGGTGTTAGAATCCCTACATAACCTATCGGGGCGTAGCGCAGCTTGGTAGCGCACCTGTATGGGGTGCAGGTGGTCGCAGGTTCAAATCCTGTCGCCCCGACCATTGGCCATCTCTCTCCGGGGAGGTGGCCTTTGCTCAACTGCCGCAGGTAATGCGCGGCGTCTCACCGCGGGATGGTCTTCGCTTGTCACTCTGCTTTTCGAGGAAAACCATTGCAGAGCTGTGTAAGTTGTGTTATGCTTATTGTCGGGCAGCACCCGAGGCGAGCACGTCCGGCGCCAAGGTCAGTGAAGACTAAGCACGGTGGACTCATGTCGAATGCGCTCTGGATGATCCTGTTGTTCGTCGGAATAGCCGTTGGGGGCACGACGCTTGCGGTAGAGAGGATCTTCGACCTCGGCCGTACTCCGTTGCTCGACGGACTCGTTGTCGCCTCGATCGCGCTTGTGCTCATATCGTTCATCCCCTTCATATCGAAGCTTCGCGACTGACCGCGCTAGAGTATCGTGCGGAAGTAATCGGCATCCGACCTCAGCACCGCGGGCCATTTCTCCCGAGGAAATTTCCCAAGCGACTCGTCCTCTAGGCAGAGGTCCCGGCTGTACCCCGCGCCCTTCAGAATCTCGACGACGCGTCCGTGATCCACATCTCCCTCCCGCATGGGAGACACGTACTTGCTGTACTCCAGGCCGATCTCACGCTGTATCTCCCGAAGTCCTACGGGATAGCTGATGTTCTTCGCGTGTGTGTGCTTGCAGCAGGGGGCAAACCGCTCGATGATCTCGTAGACTCGAGACAGAGGGTGTCCATACCAGTAGAAGTTGCCTGTATCCAGTGTGAGACCGAGTCTCTGCGACCTCACGGCTTCGAACACGGCGTCCAGGAACTCGGGCCGGTTTCCCTGGAAACCGTGGTTTTCAATCCCCATTTCCACGTCGGAGGCCGACGTTTCATCGAGCACTCGGGACATCGCCTTGGCAAAAACCTCAATATTCGTCTCTGGCGGAGTCTCCTCCTCGCCGTGCATCATGGCGTCAATGCGGACCGCCGGGATGCCAAGGGCATCGGCCGCCCTGATAGCTGCAATCGTCCAGTCTATTTCGAAATCCAAGTCGGGATTCGCGAAGTTGTTTGCCATGAGAAAGGCCGGCACCCGGATGCCGTTCTCGGAGAGCTGCTTTCGAAGCGTGTCTATCCCTTGCGGCGTATCCAGTCTGATCCGTTCGTCGCCGGACGCACCGATACGGCGGACCGAGCAATTCCGGTCGAACTCGAGTTCTACTGCGTCGAATCCGAGGGCGTCTAGCCCTTCCTTGATTGAATGCCATCCGGCGAGAATGATATGGTCGCGAGCCGACGGGTACATGGTATGCTCCTCAGGTGGAATGCCTGGTCCGAGTATAGAGCGGCCCCGACGGCGAGTCAAGTTGAGTCCGAGTGCTGGCGAGAGTCATCTTTGACTGTGAGTCAGCTGTGCAGGTATAATGTCCGCGCGCGGAACCAAGCTTTGCGCCCGGGGTGTCTTGTCCCGAGCATTCCCTAGAGCCAACATCGTCTGATATGCTCGCTGAGTTCTTGTCAAACCCTAACAACGAGTTCACCGCCTTGCTTCTGCTGGCGGCGGTCCTTGGGGCTTTCGCCTTGCGCCTGCGCCAACCGCTCATCGTTGCCTTTATCGCTCTCGGCATTCTCGCCGGCCCTTCCGGATTGCGGCTTGCGAACGATACCCAACCCATTCATCTGCTCGCCGAACTTGGCCTCTCGCTGCTTCTCTTCGTGGTAGGTCTGCGCCTCGATGTCGGTCTCATTCGCAGCATGGGGAAAGTCGCCCTAGCCACAGGGTTGGGCCAAGTGGTCTTCACCACGGCACTGGGGTATGCAATCTGCATCGCCCTCGGATTTGCGCCGATCTCGGCTCTGTATATCGCCATAGCCCTCACTTTCTCGAGTACCATCATCATCGTCAAGTTGCTCTCGGACAAGCGGGAGACCGATTCGCTGCACGGTCGGATCGGCATCGGTCTGCTGATCGTGCAGGACCTGGTTGTGGTGCTGGTGATGATCGGGCTCACGGCATTCGGCCGGGACAACGGCCATATGGCGCTTACCCTGCTGGTTGTTCTTGGGAAGGGCATGGCCCTGCTGGCCGGCTTGGGCCTGCTCATGGTCGCGGTGCTCCCGAGACTGTTGGGAGTACTGGCCAGGTCCGCGGAACTGCTTGTACTTTTCGCGATAGCATGGGCGGTCGGCCTGGCTAGTCTAAGTGATGCGATGGGATTCAGCACGGAGGTCGGTGCCTTTCTTGCCGGAGTCTCTCTCGCTTCCACCAGCTACCGCGAGATCCTGGGGGCAAGGCTGGTAAGCCTTCGGGACTTCTTGCTGCTCTTCTTCTTTGTTGATCTCGGGATACGGCTGGATCTGGCATCGCTCGGAGAGCAGGTGTATGCAGCGATTCCGCTCTCCATTTTCGTGCTGATCGGCAATCCGCTGATAATGATGGTGATAGTCGGTCTCTTGGGATACCGGAAGCGAACTGGTTTCATGTCGGGGATTCTAATCGCTCAGATCAGCGAGTTCTCGCTCATTTTGGCTGCGCTCGGACTTGAGCTCGGGCATATCGGCGAGGACGTTGTGGGTCTGATCACTCTGGTGGGCCTGGTAACGATAGGTCTCTCTACGTACATGATAATCTATTCAGAAGCGCTGTACGAGTGGCTGTCCCCGTATCTTGATGTCTTCCAGAGGAAACAGCCGAGGCGCGAGTTGGAAGTAGGGGACGCGCACGGCTTCACATGCTGCGACGCAGACGTGATCCTATATGGACTCGGGCGCTACGGATCGGAGATAGCAGGGCACCTGGTTGATGCCGGGCGGACAGTGCTGGGGGTTGACTTCGACCCGCAGGCAGTGAAGAACTGGAACGCTAGGGGGGGTATGGCATGGTATGGCGATGCAGAGGACCCGGAGTTTCCGGCATCCCTGCCGTTGCTGAGTGCGAAATGGGTCGTAAGTTCGGTCCCTGACCGCGTGATCAACCGTTCCCTTATGCACTCACTCAGGCAGCACGGTTTCAACGGAAGCGTGGCGGTGACAACGCACAGGGCGGATGAGGAGTTGCCGGCCTACTCGGAGGCGGATCTCGTGTTTGTCCCGTTTACGGATGCGGCATTCCACGCGGTGGAACGCATCGCGGAAGCGGATGAAGAGCAAAGGAGGCGCAGGTTGGAAAAGACCATTGCAGGCATATCGAACCACTATATCGTCTGCGGATACGGTCGTATGGGCCAGCAGATCGTCAAGGACTTCCGCAGGTCGGGAATGCCTCACGTCGTAGTGGAGTCGAACCCGATCCAGTTGCCAAAGCTGATCGATCACGACGTTCCCTATGTGGAAGGAAACGCGAGCGAGGACCCGGTTCTGCGCGCGGCGGGGATCGAACGCGCGAGGGGACTCATAGCCGTTGCGGCATCCGATGAGGAGAACGTATTCATCGTTCTAACTGCGCGCGGCATGAACCAGGGGCTCTACATCGTCGCACGCTCGATCCTGGAGGAGAACGAGGACAAACTGCGAAGGGCAGGGGCGAATCGAGTCATGTCGCCGTATATCTTTGGCGGGCATCGGATGGCATCCGCGGCGCTCACTCCTCGCGCCATGGACTTTCTCGACTTCATGATGCACAGCGATCAGGACGATGTGGAACTTGGTGATGTGACAGTCTCCGCGGAATCCGTTCTTGCCGGACGCACGATCAGAGACAGCGGGCTTCGCCAGAGCGCGGGGGTTCTGGTCCTGGGCGTCAAGAGACAGGGAAGTGACAAGTATCATTGTCCGGAGGCGGATTTCGAGATTTCGGTCGGAGACGCGTTGGTGGTCATGGGCTCGGCCGAGGAGATAGACAGGGCCGAGCGCCTCGCTTCCGGGAAGTAGGCCGCCTATGCGGCAGTGGGAGGTCGCGATATTGAAGAGCTTGTTTTCAGTGGTTACGTTGCTAGTGCTCACGCGCACATTCTGCCTCGCTGCCGATGCTCCTAGGGTCGGGGAGGAGGTCAGCGTCAGTGAGTTCGGTGCGGTCGGCGATGGAGTGGCCGACGAGACCGCCGCGATCAGAAAGGCCATCGAAGCGGCAGGCACGGGCGGAACTGTGAAGTTCCCACCCGGACGGTATCTAATCTCCGGCACGCTGGAAATCGAGGGTGTCGCGCTGGTGGGCAGCATCGCCGGCGGGTTTCCGGCGGACTGGGACGTGATGCCGTGCATCATCGTGACGCACACAGGCGGCCCGGCAATCAGGTGCGGCCACGCCGCTAGTGTTCACGGGCTCGTGCTGAGGTACGAAGGAGTCAACTGGGAAGCCCCGGTCAAGTACCCGCCGACGATCCTTCTCTCCGGCGTCGGCATCTCGATAAGCAACGTCAAGACCTGGGGCGCGTACGACGCGATCATCGCCGATGGGAAGTCGAACATAGGGCGCGTGAACCTGGAGAACCTCTTCCTCGCGGAAGTGGTCAACACAGGTGTCTTCCTCACCCAGGCCTACGATATCCCGACGATGCGCAATGTCGAGGTATTCTGCACGAACAAGCGCTTTCTGAACCAGGGTGTAGGATTCAAACTCGGACGGCTCGATGAGTTCCACGCGTCGAACTGCTTCGTAATCGGCGCGCAGATCGGATTTCAGTTCATCGAGCATGAGTCGGCGATCGGCAAGGGCAGCACCGACGGTGGGCTGTCGAACTGCTCGACTGATTTCTGCGGATTCGGGTATGTTGTGGAGTCGGGTGCGAGGCTGCGGGTGACCAACGGCAGCTACCTGAACCACGCGACGGCGTTCAAGATCGCGCATCCGGGTGCCTGCGTGATCGTCCACGGTGCGATCATACAGGGCAACGGATATCATATCGTGGACATATCCGACTGCGGGAATGTGATGTTCAGCGCGTGCCGATTTCAGAAGGCCTTCGAAAACCCGAAAGCCTGGGGTGCGTATATCACGGGCGGCAAGAACATCATCATCAACGGCTGCACGTTCGATGCGTTTGGGCCCGGAGTCTACCTCGGCGGCACGGCCCAGAAAGTAACCGTTTCCTCGAACCTGTTCGAGGCTGAAAAGTTCGAGAAGGTAGAGAACAAGCTAGCGAAGACCGCAGGGACGGTTCTATCGGCGAATCAGTGAGTCCTCTGTCGTTGCGAAACGTAGACTGCGAGTAGAGTCCCCGGGCACGTCTCTGCAGGTGGGGCCGACGATCTGCCTCTAGTCCTTGTCGGCGGTGAACTCCAAGAGCGTCACCCCGTTTGCCTCGAGTCGGAACGTGTGGCAGAATTGGCCCGACCTCCCGACCGGGAACGTCTCTGCGGTTTCCAATCCGCGGCGGTCGGCGTTGTTCCAGATGTTGCTGTGCTCCTTGTCCATGAGATATCGCCTGCAGACGCCGCCTTGTATCTCCTTTGGCAAGTTGTTCAGCAGGAGCCTGATATCTCTCCGGACGCCGTATCTCTGAGCGAAGTTAAGAATCAGCACCGTCACGCACCTTGTTTTCGGGTGGAAGGAAGCGATTCCGGCAAGCTCATCGTCATTCCCTGAGAGCGCGATCCTCTGAGGGGCGAGCATGTTGAACATCCTGCACACATTTGCCGCCGGTTTGGGCCGGTTGTCCTTGAGGAACATTCCCCACGATCCGGCGAACCGATCGTCCCAGTCCTTCGCCAGGAAGTAGCACGCCTTGTCGATACCCCCGGGGATCATGCCGCGCGCCGCGGATGCCGCCGCCCATGCCGCGCCGATCTCGTTGTCGTACGGTCGGTCGTGCCACCAGGCATAGCTCCACTCGGTCAGAATGAACTCCTTCACCTGCTTCTTCACTCGTGGATAGTCCTGGAGGTATCTGCGCGTCGTCTCCGCCTCATCCCTGATGGTCTGCCAGGGGTGGAAGTACTCGTGCCAGGTAATAAAGTCGAGCGGTATCCCCGTTTCTTCACAGTGAGCCATCAGCCCGCGCAGGAAGTCCTCTCCCCGGATGAACGCCGTGCCTTTGTCTGCGTTCCAGGGACCCGCCGCGTTGCACGGACCTCCGACCCATGCATTCGGGTCCGCCCGCTTCACCCCTCGAGCGCACGCATCGTAGAGCTTAAGGTAAGTCTGCAACAGGTCCTCACCGGGCGACGGGACGATCCAGCCCGCGTTCGATTCGTTCCAGACCTCCCAGTACTTCACGTAAGCCTTCCGCTGGACGTTGCACCGCCGGACCGCCGCGTAGACGAAATCCTCCCACTCCTGCCAGTCCCTGGGGCGAGCGTGACGGTCGCTGTTCGGAAAGGCTTCCAGCGCCTCAGGCATATACGAGATGCAGAGGATCGGTTCGGCGGGGATGCTGCGGATGAAGTCGACCCTCCGATCGAAGTCCTCCCAGTCGTAGTAGATCGTGCCGTCGTCTCGCTTCTTTGCGACGTTGGTCAGCACGTTGTCCATGCGGATCCACTTGACGCCCGTGTCGCGGAACCTCGCCGCAGTCTCAGGAGAGTAATCCGGGAGGCCCGCGCCCTGGGACAATCCCCCGAACGGCTGGAGTAGCTTCCCGAGCCGTTTCTCGCAGTCCACCGTGATCTGGAAGGGCTCGTTAACTCGCGCCGAGTCGAGGAACACGATATCGGACTCATTGAGTTCGCCCTCGCCCTCCGCATCGTCCGTCAGGCCCATGAACGCGCGAACCGCCACCCACACGCGTCGCCCCGGGCGCCCGTGTTCAGCGAGGAGAATCATGCCCGCATGGTCGTTGTCGTAGCGCGACTGCAGCTTCCCGTTGACATAGATCTCCCCGCCGCCGGGGGTGTTCCACTTCATGCCAACAGGAAGACCTGCGGTCGGCTCTCCCTCCAGCGTCTCGGGGATGGTCACGATCCCCCTGAACCAGGCGTATCCCCGACACCGCCACTTGTGCCCGCACCGGACGGTCTCCCAGGCCGAATCGTCGAAGAGCAACGCGTGCGCCCCGGACTGATCACCCGCGTGGAATCTCCAGAGCAGTTCCCGGCCGGGGTTCACGGATTGGGCACTCGCAGGACAGGACAAGCCGACAAGCACGATGACGACCAGAAGGGTCCGTATCAGTCCCATGAGTACACTCCTTGCGTTGTGCGTGGCCACAACGAACCTTGACCGGGCGACCGTTGGGTTATTATACTCGGTTTCATGGAGAATGGGATAGAGATGAACCAGCCGCGGCGCCTCGCGCCCCGATACCGTGCCATAGTTCTCGGGGCGATGCTCGTGCCCGTCAACGTCTACTTCCTGCTCTACATGGAGGTAGGCTTTCGGAACATGAGCAACGCCGGCGCCGGTCCGTATCCCTCGACGATCTCTCTATTCGCGAATACCGTCCTCTTTC is a window of Armatimonadota bacterium DNA encoding:
- a CDS encoding cation:proton antiporter, with amino-acid sequence MLAEFLSNPNNEFTALLLLAAVLGAFALRLRQPLIVAFIALGILAGPSGLRLANDTQPIHLLAELGLSLLLFVVGLRLDVGLIRSMGKVALATGLGQVVFTTALGYAICIALGFAPISALYIAIALTFSSTIIIVKLLSDKRETDSLHGRIGIGLLIVQDLVVVLVMIGLTAFGRDNGHMALTLLVVLGKGMALLAGLGLLMVAVLPRLLGVLARSAELLVLFAIAWAVGLASLSDAMGFSTEVGAFLAGVSLASTSYREILGARLVSLRDFLLLFFFVDLGIRLDLASLGEQVYAAIPLSIFVLIGNPLIMMVIVGLLGYRKRTGFMSGILIAQISEFSLILAALGLELGHIGEDVVGLITLVGLVTIGLSTYMIIYSEALYEWLSPYLDVFQRKQPRRELEVGDAHGFTCCDADVILYGLGRYGSEIAGHLVDAGRTVLGVDFDPQAVKNWNARGGMAWYGDAEDPEFPASLPLLSAKWVVSSVPDRVINRSLMHSLRQHGFNGSVAVTTHRADEELPAYSEADLVFVPFTDAAFHAVERIAEADEEQRRRRLEKTIAGISNHYIVCGYGRMGQQIVKDFRRSGMPHVVVESNPIQLPKLIDHDVPYVEGNASEDPVLRAAGIERARGLIAVAASDEENVFIVLTARGMNQGLYIVARSILEENEDKLRRAGANRVMSPYIFGGHRMASAALTPRAMDFLDFMMHSDQDDVELGDVTVSAESVLAGRTIRDSGLRQSAGVLVLGVKRQGSDKYHCPEADFEISVGDALVVMGSAEEIDRAERLASGK
- a CDS encoding right-handed parallel beta-helix repeat-containing protein translates to MRQWEVAILKSLFSVVTLLVLTRTFCLAADAPRVGEEVSVSEFGAVGDGVADETAAIRKAIEAAGTGGTVKFPPGRYLISGTLEIEGVALVGSIAGGFPADWDVMPCIIVTHTGGPAIRCGHAASVHGLVLRYEGVNWEAPVKYPPTILLSGVGISISNVKTWGAYDAIIADGKSNIGRVNLENLFLAEVVNTGVFLTQAYDIPTMRNVEVFCTNKRFLNQGVGFKLGRLDEFHASNCFVIGAQIGFQFIEHESAIGKGSTDGGLSNCSTDFCGFGYVVESGARLRVTNGSYLNHATAFKIAHPGACVIVHGAIIQGNGYHIVDISDCGNVMFSACRFQKAFENPKAWGAYITGGKNIIINGCTFDAFGPGVYLGGTAQKVTVSSNLFEAEKFEKVENKLAKTAGTVLSANQ
- a CDS encoding sugar phosphate isomerase/epimerase, which produces MYPSARDHIILAGWHSIKEGLDALGFDAVELEFDRNCSVRRIGASGDERIRLDTPQGIDTLRKQLSENGIRVPAFLMANNFANPDLDFEIDWTIAAIRAADALGIPAVRIDAMMHGEEETPPETNIEVFAKAMSRVLDETSASDVEMGIENHGFQGNRPEFLDAVFEAVRSQRLGLTLDTGNFYWYGHPLSRVYEIIERFAPCCKHTHAKNISYPVGLREIQREIGLEYSKYVSPMREGDVDHGRVVEILKGAGYSRDLCLEDESLGKFPREKWPAVLRSDADYFRTIL